Proteins from one Capricornis sumatraensis isolate serow.1 chromosome 2, serow.2, whole genome shotgun sequence genomic window:
- the SAMD15 gene encoding sterile alpha motif domain-containing protein 15 translates to MAEVPEDYDSPSDENEDLKTERPKLQFLQVTEDIEPGSVAEAGPEIPVEIDQEPQPESEEEAFKEKTSESAKDVPPHLKPTRASEEEVPHKSRLDLFSEVELRIPVEVKSETFGQIERELFKDLQIPVDRKPEEPEEEAKSDVPEYVPIEESKPEVPEESLREQYEKTDLEPTEPTKPESPSEKPRKSIEEADQQPPNVATSDNPEEIQSKSPTEKRTESPEQAKPEFPEEKPSMATEETQEKTPEPLEEMESEFSEEKSRKPIEETVREPSGKTTPEVQEETPSKSTAEKVLEPPEDTKPADQKDKQKRSTEETDLTPSQKFRSEETLRKSTEEKGPEPPEQTKAEFPKKEPEKTEETGQVPPQMIKSKVQEKTQTEPTREIDLELLDKTKQLLRRETPVEFAKEDRPEAIKFKHSVNRDEPEYSDYPIGKLLIKETKVSKDCVLEPFPISEVDSVNTVYEFSKELQNLFQLSDTNYEFYSFFSESQRDLKESSGEKQDLSLESLKLVYKDKDTQPEKNSDLQFEYLQWSPEKVAKWICQLGFPQYKECFTTNFISGRKLIHVNCSNLPQMGITDFEDMKVISRHTRKLLGIEEPLFTHSIRLPYRDNIGLFLERKGHSGVTSDSLTLSEFVREAGLQDYAPRVTTLKNDAAL, encoded by the exons ATGGCTGAAGTCCCAGAGGATTACGATTCCCCCTCTGACGAAAATGAAGACCTGAAGACTGAGAGACcgaaacttcagtttcttcaggtgACCGAAGATATCGAACCAGGCAGCGTGGCAGAGGCAGGCCCAGAGATTCCTGTAGAGATTGACCAAGAGCCACAGCCAGAGTCAGAGGAAGAGGCCTTCAAAGAGAAGACATCGGAGAGTGCTAAAGATGTGCCTCCGCACCTAAAACCAACCCGGGCGTCCGAGGAAGAGGTTCCCCACAAGTCCAGGCTAGACCTTTTCAGCGAGGTTGAGCTAAGGATTCCCGTAGAGGTAAAATCAGAGACTTTTGGACAGATAGAAAGAGAGCTTTTCAAGGATTTGcaaatccctgtggacagaaaaCCTGAGGAACCAGAGGAGGAAGCCAAATCGGATGTACCTGAGTATGTACCCATAGAAGAGAGCAAACCAGAGGTTCCAGAGGAGTCACTCAGAGAGCAATATGAAAAGACAGATCTAGAACCTACAGAGCCGACCAAACCAGAATCTCCAAGTGAGAAACCAAGAAAATCAATTGAAGAGGCAGATCAACAGCCACCAAATGTGGCCACATCAGATAATCCAGAGGAAATACAAAGTAAGTCACCTACAGAGAAAAGGACAGAGTCACCTGAGCAGGCCAAACCAGAGTTTCCAGAAGAGAAACCAAGTATGGCTACTgaggaaacacaagaaaaaacTCCAGAGCCACTAGAAGAGATGGAATCAGAGTTTTCTGAGGAAAAGTCAAGAAAACCAATTGAGGAAacagttagagagccatcaggaAAGACCACACCAGAAGTTCAGGAGGAGACACCAAGTAAGTCAACTGCAGAGAAAGTTCTAGAGCCACCAGAGGACACCAAACCAGCAGATCAAAAAGATAAGCAGAAAAGGTCAACTGAGGAGACAGATCTAACACCATCACAGAAGTTCAGATCAGAGGAGACACTAAGAAAGTCAACTGAGGAGAAAGGTCCAGAGCCCCCAGAACAAACTAAAGCAGAGTTTCCAAAGAAAGAAccagagaaaactgaagaaacagGTCAAGTGCCACCGCAGATGATCAAATCAAAGGTACAAGAGAAGACACAAACAGAGCCAACTAGGGAGATAGATTTAGAGTTATTGGATAAAACCAAACAACTACTTAGAAGAGAGACACCTGTAGAATTTGCCAAGGAAGATAGGCCAGAAGCAATCAAATTTAAACATTCTGTCAACAGGGATGAGCCTGAGTACTCTGACTATCCAATAGGAAAGTTGTTAATAAAAGAAACtaaagtttcaaaagactgtgtatTAGAGCCTTTTCCAATAAGTGAAGTAGACTCGGTGAATACAGTTTATGAGTTTTCTAAAGAACTCCAAAATCTGTTCCAGCTTTCTGATACCAATTATGAATTCTACTCCtttttctctgagtctcagagGGATTTAAAAGAGTCCTCTGGTGAAAAGCAAGATCTGTCCCTAGAGTCACTGAAACTGGTATATAAAGATAAAGACACCCAGCCAGAAAAAAATTCTGATCTACAATTTGAGTATCTTcaatggagcccagaaaaagttGCCAAGTGGATTTGCCAGCTAGGCTTCCCTCAATACAAG GAGTGTTTTACCACAAACTTCATCAGTGGCCGAAAACTCATACATGTAAACTGCTCAAACCTCCCTCAGATGGGGATAACAGATTTTGAGGACATGAAG GTAATTTCTCGGCATACCCGGAAGCTGCTGGGAATTGAAGAGCCATTATTCACACACTCCATCCGCCTTCCCTACAGAGACAATATTGGCTTATTTTTAGAGCGAAAAGGTCATAGTGGAGTTACGTCTGATTCCTTGACCTTGTCTGAATTTGTGCGAGAAGCAGGATTACAGGATTATGCTCCACGGGTGACCACCCTTAAAAATGATGCAGCATTATAG